The Cyclopterus lumpus isolate fCycLum1 chromosome 6, fCycLum1.pri, whole genome shotgun sequence genome contains a region encoding:
- the si:dkey-238o13.4 gene encoding uncharacterized protein si:dkey-238o13.4 — protein sequence MSNSDRVALALGGAGTVGSGIVKALLDKGFKVAVISRDSDRLERLRSFVSPSTKDHLTTIVGNVGSEEGAEQAKQALLKAVGKVTDIVSSLGFSWWQGGPPHTQSLKDLDWVIETLLFSTFVSWKAFFPLVRDDSNCTYSFITGGAGEKLLMPGTGFLTVGAASTLAFCQVLREEYPEVPCKLNQVKINTGVATSERMAPGYLSHLDLGEAVATLVERRSTSHSVFTVSCPADLKTVLLEGNL from the exons ATGTCAAACTCGGACAGGGTAGCGTTAGCTCTCGGAGGAGCGGGCACGGTGGGCTCCGGGATAGTTAAAGCACTGCTGGACAAAG GGTTCAAAGTCGCAGTGATCTCCAGGGACAGCGACCGGCTGGAGAGGCTCCGATCATTCGTCTCTCCCAGCACAAAGGACCACCTCACCACGATAGTGGGGAATGTGG GGTCAGAGGAGGGAGCAGAGCAGGCGAAGCAGGCCCTGCTGAAGGCGGTGGGCAAGGTGACAGACATCGTCTCCTCTCTGGGCTTCAGCTGGTGGCAGGGAGGCCCTCCACACACTCAGTCCCTCAAGGACCTAGACtgg GTAATCGAGACCTTACTTTTCAGCACATTTGTCTCCTGGAAGGCATTCTTCCCGTTGGTGAGGGACGACTCCAACTGTACCTACTCCTTCATAACAG gaggagcaggggagAAGTTACTGATGCCCGGTACCGGCTTCCTGACCGTCGGCGCTGCCAGCACCTTGGCCTTCTGCCAGGTGCTGCGTGAGGAGTACCCCGAGGTGCCTTGCAAACTCAACCAG GTGAAGATCAACACCGGTGTGGCCACCTCGGAGCGCATGGCTCCTGGCTACCTGAGCCACCTGGACCTGGGCGAGGCCGTTGCCACCCTCGTGGAAAGACGAAGCACATCCCACTCCGTCTTCACCGTCAGCTGCCCTGCAGACTTAAAAACTGTCCTCCTGGAGGGGAACCTTTAG
- the spata2l gene encoding spermatogenesis-associated protein 2-like protein, with protein MKEMSASRQRARDLVTAYGHSLEQQIVGRGSNLACRDEELWTEVEVLLKDGDALETHCLGLDPLRVMEESLAAAALTTAAGAGRVRTRGGLQGLAKAFEVLEQAALNLYLGPWRDEYKVVKMYSGMFTHFIKPVLSMPQIEKLFGLLGYQPSSSRHEQLRLQSPGVGSASLDDLLCLSCAFFMARCECDLLRAALGKHAGEAQWELTVVRERQRGTGLQVAMDNTKKTLGASQPLMEPYDAEAEVDLYTDEHINGGQREAALHDDESPHSLSWADHSSASPPAAKAHRNGGTSLSSSSSPSIREHACVSKLDCQLTTTPAPPDAGARPGRRPRGESRFYTADSQSRSLQVEAMGRCKSEVEANHLCECHQIALLCLRRCVDCNVTHDLACASIQRCHAANHRIELPHSPTEEAREFRALSPQGGSLRLSDTSVSPTLSTGSAGMSSFALCDDPKSMMLMLPLHPIAYHECCDLAQLDPQALCVSCGVFHAGTCRDIDFCQSHHDIKPLGVCSCGRECSRKPLVLCRYCGNEYCSDCWYRSPVVCSCGQTFDQSSPV; from the exons ATGAAAGAGATGAGCGCCTCGAGGCAGAGAGCCAGAGATCTAGTGACGGCCTATGGCCACAGTTTGGAGCAGCAAATCGTGGGACGAGGCTCCAACCTGGCTTGCAGAGATGAGGAGCTGTGGACGGAGGTGGAGGTCCTGCTGAAGGACGGAGATGCTCTGGAGACGCACTGCCTGGGACTGGATCCACtgagggtgatggaggagtCTCTCGCGGCGGCAGCATTGACAACAGCAGCCGGTGCTGGGCGAGTCAGAACCAGAGGAGGGCTGCAAGGCCTGGCTAAAGCGTTCGAGGTCCTGGAGCAAGCGGCCCTGAACCTGTACCTCGGTCCCTGGAGGGACGAGTACAAAGTAGTCAAG ATGTACTCCGGCATGTTCACCCACTTTATCAAGCCGGTGCTGTCGATGCCACAGATTGAGAAACTGTTTGGCCTGCTGGGATACCAGCCCAGCTCGTCTCGGCACGAGCAGCTCCGTCTCCAGTCGCCCGGAGTCGGGTCGGCTTCTCTGGATGACCTCCTCTGCTTGTCGTGTGCCTTCTTCATGGCCCGCTGCGAGTGTGACCTCCTCCGGGCGGCTCTCGGGAAGCACGCTGGCGAGGCCCAGTGGGAGCTGACTGTGgtgagggagaggcagagaggaacTGGCTTACAG GTCGCCATGGACAACACCAAGAAGACCCTGGGTGCCAGCCAGCCACTGATGGAGCCGTATGACGCAGAAGCGGAGGTGGATCTGTACACTGACGAGCACATCAATGGGGGACAGAGGGAGGCGGCTCTCCATGACGATGAGAGTCCCCACTCTTTGAGCTGGGCGGATCACAGCAGTGCGTCGCCCCCCGCAGCCAAAGCACACAGGAACGGAGGGACgtccctgtcctcctcctcctccccgtccatCAGAGAGCACGCCTGCGTCTCTAAACTTGACTGCCAGCTTACCACGACGCCGGCACCACCGGACGCGGGCGCTCGGCCGGGCAGACGCCCCCGCGGAGAATCGAGGTTCTACACGGCGGACTCTCAGTCGCGCAGCCTGCAGGTAGAAGCCATGGGGCGTTGCAAGAGCGAGGTCGAAGCCAACCACCTTTGCGAATGTCACCAGATTGCTCTCCTTTGCCTGAGACGCTGCGTTGACTGCAACGTCACGCACGACTTGGCCTGTGCCTCGATTCAGCGCTGCCACGCGGCGAACCACCGCATAGAGCTCCCCCACAGTCCGACCGAAGAGGCGAGAGAATTCAGGGCGCTGTCTCCGCAGGGCGGAAGCCTCAGGCTGAGCGATACGAGCGTGTCGCCAACGCTCTCCACCGGCAGCGCGGGGATGTCCTCCTTCGCCCTGTGCGACGACCCAAAATCGATGATGCTGATGCTGCCCCTCCATCCGATCGCCTACCACGAGTGCTGCGACCTCGCCCAGCTGGATCCCCAAGCCCTGTGCGTCAGTTGCGGCGTCTTCCACGCCGGCACCTGCCGAGACATAGACTTCTGCCAGAGTCACCACGACATCAAGCCGCTGGGAGTGTGCTCCTGCGGGAGGGAGTGCTCCCGAAAGCCCCTGGTCCTGTGCCGATACTGCGGGAACGAGTACTGCAGCGATTGTTGGTACAGGAGCCCCGTCGTGTGTTCCTGCGGCCAAACGTTTGACCAATCGTCTCCTGTGTGA